A section of the Tenrec ecaudatus isolate mTenEca1 chromosome 10, mTenEca1.hap1, whole genome shotgun sequence genome encodes:
- the LOC142458340 gene encoding keratin, type I cytoskeletal 14-like isoform X1, with protein MTTCSRQFTSSSSMKGSCGLGGGSSRVSSVLTAGSCRAPSAYGGLSASSSRFSSGGACGMGGGYGGFSSSSTSYGGSLGIGFGGGFGGGLGGGLGGGLGGGLGGGFGSGLGGGFGGGDGGLIAGSEKVTMQNLNDRLASYLDKVRALEEANGELEVKIRDWYQKQRPSEAKDYSPYFKTIEDLRNKILTATVDNANVVLQIDNARLAADDFRTKYETELNLRMSVEADINGLRRVLDELTLARADLEMQIEGLKEELAYLRKNHEEEMNSMRGQVGGDVNVEMDAAPGVDLSRTLNEMRDQYEKIAEKNRKDAEEWFFSKTEELNREVATNSELVQSGKSEISELRRTVQNLEIELQSQLSMKASLENSLEETKGRYCMQLAQIQEMIGGVEEQLAQLRCEMEQQSQEYKILLDVKTRLEQEIATYRRLLEGEDAHLASSFSSGSQSHRDGSSTSRQIRTKVVDVHDGKVVSSHEQVLRSKN; from the exons ATGACCACCTGCAGCCGCCAGTtcacctcctccagctccatgaaGGGTTCCTGCGGCCTCGGTGGTGGCTCCAGCCGGGTCTCCTCCGTCCTGACCGCAGGCTCCTGCCGGGCCCCCAGCGCCTACGGGGGCCTGTCTGCCTCCTCCTCCCGCTTCTCCTCCGGGGGAGCCTGTGGCATGGGGGGCGGCTATGGCggcttcagcagcagcagcaccagctaTGGTGGAAGCCTGGGGATCGGCTTTGGTGGTGGCTTCGGCGGTGGCCTGGGTGGTGGCCTGGGTGGTGGCCTGGGTGGTGGCCTGGGTGGTGGCTTCGGCAGTGGCCTGGGTGGCGGCTTTGGGGGTGGTGATGGCGGCCTCATAGCTGGCAGTGAGAAAGTGACCATGCAGAACCTCAACGACCGCCTGGCCTCCTACCTGGACAAGGTGCGCGCCCTGGAGGAGGCCAATGGCGAGCTGGAGGTGAAGATCCGAGACTGGTACCAGAAGCAGCGGCCCAGTGAGGCTAAGGACTACAGCCCCTACTTCAAGACCATCGAGGACTTGAGGAACAAG ATCCTCACTGCCACCGTGGACAATGCCAACGTCGTTCTGCAGATTGACAATGCCCGCCTGGCTGCTGACGATTTCCGTACCAA GTACGAGACGGAGCTGAACCTGCGCATGAGCGTGGAGGCCGACATCAACGGGCTGCGCCGCGTGCTGGACGAGCTGACGCTGGCCCGCGCCGACCTGGAGATGCAGATCGAAGGGCTGAAGGAGGAGCTGGCCTACCTCCGGAAGAACCACGAGGAG GAGATGAACTCCATGCGAGGCCAGGTGGGCGGGGACGTCAACGTGGAGATGGACGCGGCCCCCGGCGTGGACCTGAGCCGCACCCTGAACGAGATGCGCGACCAGTACGAGAAGATAGCGGAGAAGAACCGCAAGGACGCGGAAGAATGGTTCTTCAGCAAG ACTGAGGAGCTGAACCGCGAGGTGGCCACCAACAGCGAGCTGGTGCAGAGCGGCAAGAGCGAGATCTCGGAGCTGCGGCGCACCGTGCAGAACCTGGAGATCGAGCTGCAGTCCCAGCTCAGCATG AAAGCATCCCTGGAGAACAGCCTGGAGGAGACCAAGGGCCGCTACTGCATGCAGCTGGCGCAGATCCAGGAGATGATCGGCGGCGTGGAGGAGCAGCTGGCGCAGCTGCGCTGCGAGAtggagcagcagagccaggagtaCAAGATCCTGCTGGACGTGAAGACCCGGCTGGAGCAGGAGATCGCCACCTACCGCCGCCTGCTGGAGGGCGAGGACGCCCA CctggcctcctccttctcctctggcTCTCAGTCTCACAGAGATG GGTCCTCCACCAGCCGCCAGATCCGCACCAAGGTGGTGGACGTGCACGACGGCAAGGTGGTGTCCAGCCACGAGCAGGTCCTTCGCTCCAAGAACTGA
- the LOC142458340 gene encoding keratin, type I cytoskeletal 14-like isoform X2, with protein MTTCSRQFTSSSSMKGSCGLGGGSSRVSSVLTAGSCRAPSAYGGLSASSSRFSSGGACGMGGGYGGFSSSSTSYGGSLGIGFGGGFGGGLGGGLGGGLGGGLGGGFGSGLGGGFGGGDGGLIAGSEKVTMQNLNDRLASYLDKVRALEEANGELEVKIRDWYQKQRPSEAKDYSPYFKTIEDLRNKILTATVDNANVVLQIDNARLAADDFRTKYETELNLRMSVEADINGLRRVLDELTLARADLEMQIEGLKEELAYLRKNHEEEMNSMRGQVGGDVNVEMDAAPGVDLSRTLNEMRDQYEKIAEKNRKDAEEWFFSKTEELNREVATNSELVQSGKSEISELRRTVQNLEIELQSQLSMKASLENSLEETKGRYCMQLAQIQEMIGGVEEQLAQLRCEMEQQSQEYKILLDVKTRLEQEIATYRRLLEGEDAHLSALSSGSSTSRQIRTKVVDVHDGKVVSSHEQVLRSKN; from the exons ATGACCACCTGCAGCCGCCAGTtcacctcctccagctccatgaaGGGTTCCTGCGGCCTCGGTGGTGGCTCCAGCCGGGTCTCCTCCGTCCTGACCGCAGGCTCCTGCCGGGCCCCCAGCGCCTACGGGGGCCTGTCTGCCTCCTCCTCCCGCTTCTCCTCCGGGGGAGCCTGTGGCATGGGGGGCGGCTATGGCggcttcagcagcagcagcaccagctaTGGTGGAAGCCTGGGGATCGGCTTTGGTGGTGGCTTCGGCGGTGGCCTGGGTGGTGGCCTGGGTGGTGGCCTGGGTGGTGGCCTGGGTGGTGGCTTCGGCAGTGGCCTGGGTGGCGGCTTTGGGGGTGGTGATGGCGGCCTCATAGCTGGCAGTGAGAAAGTGACCATGCAGAACCTCAACGACCGCCTGGCCTCCTACCTGGACAAGGTGCGCGCCCTGGAGGAGGCCAATGGCGAGCTGGAGGTGAAGATCCGAGACTGGTACCAGAAGCAGCGGCCCAGTGAGGCTAAGGACTACAGCCCCTACTTCAAGACCATCGAGGACTTGAGGAACAAG ATCCTCACTGCCACCGTGGACAATGCCAACGTCGTTCTGCAGATTGACAATGCCCGCCTGGCTGCTGACGATTTCCGTACCAA GTACGAGACGGAGCTGAACCTGCGCATGAGCGTGGAGGCCGACATCAACGGGCTGCGCCGCGTGCTGGACGAGCTGACGCTGGCCCGCGCCGACCTGGAGATGCAGATCGAAGGGCTGAAGGAGGAGCTGGCCTACCTCCGGAAGAACCACGAGGAG GAGATGAACTCCATGCGAGGCCAGGTGGGCGGGGACGTCAACGTGGAGATGGACGCGGCCCCCGGCGTGGACCTGAGCCGCACCCTGAACGAGATGCGCGACCAGTACGAGAAGATAGCGGAGAAGAACCGCAAGGACGCGGAAGAATGGTTCTTCAGCAAG ACTGAGGAGCTGAACCGCGAGGTGGCCACCAACAGCGAGCTGGTGCAGAGCGGCAAGAGCGAGATCTCGGAGCTGCGGCGCACCGTGCAGAACCTGGAGATCGAGCTGCAGTCCCAGCTCAGCATG AAAGCATCCCTGGAGAACAGCCTGGAGGAGACCAAGGGCCGCTACTGCATGCAGCTGGCGCAGATCCAGGAGATGATCGGCGGCGTGGAGGAGCAGCTGGCGCAGCTGCGCTGCGAGAtggagcagcagagccaggagtaCAAGATCCTGCTGGACGTGAAGACCCGGCTGGAGCAGGAGATCGCCACCTACCGCCGCCTGCTGGAGGGCGAGGACGCCCA CCTCTCTGCTCTTTCCTCAGGGTCCTCCACCAGCCGCCAGATCCGCACCAAGGTGGTGGACGTGCACGACGGCAAGGTGGTGTCCAGCCACGAGCAGGTCCTTCGCTCCAAGAACTGA
- the KRT9 gene encoding keratin, type I cytoskeletal 9, producing the protein MSCRQTSSSWSRSSSRGGGGGGGRKGGGSSLRSSSSSFSSWGAYRGGGRFSSSSGCGGGGSGASGRGFGGSYGGFGGSSGGGFGGSGGFGGSSGGGFGGSGGFGGGSGGGFGGSGGFGGGSGGGFGVSEESDGGILTTNEKYTMQSLNTRLASYMDQVRHLERSNNELEDKIREWYDSKGPKVFHKDYSHYYDIIEDLKRQISETTVDNSKTLLGLDNARMMLDDFRLKFEMEQNLRQVVEADINGLRQVLDDLTMEKSNLEMQYESMQEELMALKKNHEEEMSQLTGQNTGDVSVEMNAAPGQDLTKVLNEMRQDYEQLLAKNRQEIDKQYETQMTQIEQEVTTSSQQMESNLKEVTHLRHSAQELEIELQSQLSMKSALEKTLEDTKNRYCGQLQQIQEQIGQLETQLAGIRSEIECQNQEYSILLSIKSRLEQEIRTYRNLLEGGQEDFESSGAGQIGYGGRGSGGGSRGGSGGSHGKGSRGGSGGSYGGGSSSGGGSGGSYGGGSSSGGGSGGSYGGGSGGGHGGSGGHSGGSYGGGSSSGGGSGGSYGGGIGGGHGGSGGHSGGSYGGGSGSKGGSGGGYGGGSGWQSQSQSSSPKSGNCDDQGH; encoded by the exons ATGAGCTGCAGACAGACCTCCTCTTCTTGGAGTCGCAGCAGCAGccgtggcggtggcggtggcggtggcaggAAGGGGGGCGGGAGTAGCCTGAGGTCTTCCTCCAGCAGCTTCAGCTCCTGGGGGGCTTACAGAGGAGGGGGCAGATTTAGCTCTTCCAGTGGCTGCGGTGGGGGTGGTTCTGGGGCCTCTGGGAGAG GCTTTGGAGGCAGTTATGGGGGCTTTGGCGGCAGTTCCGGGGGAGGCTTTGGTGGATCTGGGGGCTTTGGCGGCAGTTCTGGGGGTGGCTTTGGTGGATCTGGGGGCTTTGGCGGCGGTTCTGGGGGTGGCTTTGGTGGATCTGGGGGCTTTGGCGGCGGTTCTGGGGGAGGCTTTGGTGTGTCCGAGGAAAGTGATGGTGGCATCCTGACTACTAATGAGAAATACACAATGCAGAGCCTCAATACCCGgttggcctcctacatggaccaGGTGCGCCATCTGGAGAGGTCCAACAATGAGCTGGAGGACAAGATCCGGGAATGGTATGACAGCAAGGGCCCCAAGGTCTTCCACAAGGACTACTCCCACTACTACGACATCATCGAGGACCTCAAGCGCCAG ATTTCAGAAACCACTGTGGACAACAGCAAAACTCTCCTGGGCCTTGACAACGCGCGCATGATGCTGGATGACTTCAGGCTGAA ATTTGAGATGGAGCAGAACCTTCGGCAGGTAGTGGAAGCTGACATCAATGGCCTGCGCCAGGTGCTGGATGATCTGACCATGGAGAAGTCCAACCTGGAGATGCAGTATGAATCGATGCAGGAGGAATTGATGGCCCTCAAAAAGAACCACGAGGAG gagatgagccagctgACTGGGCAGAACACTGGGGATGTCAGTGTGGAGATGAACGCTGCTCCTGGCCAAGATCTCACCAAGGTCCTCAATGAAATGCGCCAGGATTACGAACAGCTCCTTGCCAAGAACCGCCAGGAGATTGACAAACAGTACGAGACTCAG ATGACCCAGATTGAGCAGGAGGTGACGACCAGTAGCCAGCAGATGGAGTCTAACCTGAAGGAGGTCACCCACCTCCGGCACAGTGCCCAGGAGCTGGAGATCGAGCTTCAGTCGCAGCTCAGCATG AAATCTGCCCTGGAGAAGACTTTGGAAGACACCAAGAACCGCTACTGTGGCCAGCTGCAGCAGATCCAGGAGCAGATCGGTCAGTTGGAGACCCAGCTCGCTGGGATCCGGTCAGAGATCGAGTGCCAGAACCAGGAATACAGCATCCTGCTCAGCATCAAGTCACGGCTGGAGCAGGAGATTCGGACCTACCGGAACCTCCTCGAGGGTGGCCAGGAGGACTT tGAATCTTCTGGAGCTGGACAGATTGGCTATGGTGGCAGAGGAAGTGGAGGAGGAAGTAGAGGAGGAAGTGGAGGCAGCCATGGCAAAGGATCCAGGGGAGGAAGTGGAGGCAGCTATGGTGGAGGAAGTAGCTCTGGAGGAGGAAGTGGCGGCAGCTATGGTGGAGGAAGTAGCTCtggaggaggaagtggaggtagctatggaggaggaagtgggggtggCCATGGTGGATCAGGAGGACACAGTGGAGGCAGCTATGGCGGAGGAAGTAGCTCTGGAGGAGGAAGTGGCGGCAGCTATGGTGGAGGAATTGGGGGTGGCCATGGTGGATCAGGAGGACACAGTGGAGGCAGCTATGGTGGAGGAAGTGGGTCCAAAGGAGGAAGCGGAGGCGGCTACGGAGGAGGAAGCGGATGGCAATCGCAGTCCCAGTCTTCTTCCCCAAAGTCTGGCAACTGTGATGATCAAG gccACTAG